The genomic interval GATGAGGCTGACGTGTTCGCATACCCCTCGTTCTACGAGGGATTTGGGCTGCCGCCGCTGGAGGCGGCGGCGTGTAAGACACCCGTGGTTACGTCCCGAACCGGCGCAATTCCAGATGTTCTCGGCAACGCGGCACGGTACGTTGATCCGAAAGACAGGGCAGACATTGGGTCCGCGCTTCTATGGGCTACGAGGAACCCGGCGGCAATGAAGAATACCACGGCAGCACGTCAGCGCGTTCAATCACTAACCTGGAAACACGCCGCTAAAGACCTGTATTCGGTTCTCAAAGAGGAGTCGCGGCAATAAACACCAACGCATATCAGTATATCTTATTTCCGTGCTACAGTGTAAATTATCTGTATAGAACGCTACTTCTCCAGATAGTGTCTAATCCGCATGATGATAAGCCCCCCAAATGACAGTATGCTGAAATGCATGGATCCGAAGGCTATGGGATCAACCCATGTCGGAAGTATCCAACTTGCAGTAAAATGATAATCAAGCCACACACGCTGTAGGCTTTCAACCGACGAAACCTGCTCAGTACTCGTATTAGTGTCAGAACCGCGGATTTCGTACATCGGTGGGCCCTGTGGCTCGTCACCTAAGCCAGCGATCTCTGCGTCGTAAGGCGCTTGCGCTATTTCAGTGGTATTGACTATTTCGCCGTCTGGAGTCACTTCGATCACTCGGTCGTTGCCGGTGTCCACGATCAAGGTATTCCCACTCGGAAGTCGGTCAGCGTCGCGCGGCCATCGTAACTCATTTTTATATATCCACGTCTGCTTCCACGACCCGTTTCTCCGGGTATACTCAACGATACGATCGTTACCACTGTCAGCAACAAGGACTGTCGGAGGAGAGTTCGACAGGAGTACGGGATTGTGTTGCTCATGAAGGGTCGAGTACTCGTCTTCAGCACCGAGCGTCCAGCGTGTCTCTTTAGTCTCCTTGTCGATCAACACCACGCGATCGAACTCGCGTGGACTCAGTAGCACGGCCGAACCGTTATCCACAACATCAACATCATTCAAATGAGTATAGTCGTTAGCGTAGCCGTCGCCGGCGTTCTTAGGAAAGTGGTCTACGAACCGATATTCCCAGACGATTTCGTCGCTCGTGGCGTTATAAATGTATACGAGATGCGAGTGGGTCTCTCTTGATTCGTTGATCCAACCCTGACGTTTCGCTTCTCGAAGCCACGCTTGCTCGGCACTATCGTGTAGTATCTTGTTAGCGACAATGTATCGCCCGTCGCCCAGATAGTCGATATCGTGCGTCTCCGGTGGAACGCTGAACTGTCTGTAGATTTCTCCAGTCGACCTGTTCAGGTGTGTCGCTTTCCAATTGTACGAGTCGCTTCCGTTGATCTGGAACGGTTTCTTTTCGCCTGTTTTCGAGACAAACAGTGTCTCGCCATCACCAAGTGGATCGACGTCGAAACACTTGTTCGGACAGTCGGTCCATTTCCAGATAATTCGATCAGACGATCGGTTGAACGAAAATATGCCCGCACCGAATTCGACTGAAGCACCTTGTGTCGAGACGAGCAGCGTCTGATTGGGCGGTACTGATGACTCCGTGGACTGAACCGCACTTTCGGCTGTGAGAGCCGCATTGGCAACTGGGAAAAACGAAACGATGAGAATGCCTACGAGGACCAACCGAATGGTACGATCATTCATGAATGAAGCCATCAACTCTCTTAACAAAAAAGACTCGAAACGAAAGTTACGGACCGAACATAACAATCGTCGGATCCAAACGATCCCTGGCAAATGTGCATCAGCCGCATCGGATGAAGAACGAGGAGACGTGGTTTTTACCACACGAAGCCAAGCCAACGACTGTTACACTGGCTCGCTCATGTAGGAATTTGCACTGACCTCCGGTGCCACCGGCAGACCGTGACACAGGCTTGAAATCCCTATGCCCCCCGTTAGTTTCAGAAACTAAGCATATCCCAAGTCCTCGAGTTGTTCTCGCACTGCATCGTTGACATCGGTTCCGGTGCGTTCCAGTTGCGTAGGAACGGTCCCACAGAAATCTTCTATCAGCTTCTGGTGGGCTTGAAAATCGATACTCTGGGTAGGTCGTTCGACGGACTGGTATCCGTATCCGTCTTCAAGATGCCAGACGCCGTACAGCGGTTCGTCATAGGTGTCGTACTGATCCGAAACGCCGTAGTTCTCCAACTGTGCTTCGATCCACTGCGGAAGTCCATGGAACTCGGTGAATTGTGGTTCTGGGTCAAGTGGCGACAACAGTGATCTTCCTCGTCCGTCAGTACGATTTGCGACTCCAAGCAACTCGGCAGCCGTCCGATGAACATCAAGCAAGCTTACGACCATCTCCGTGTTCTCTTCTGGAACGTCAGCACCCGAGATCACGAGCGGAACGTGAGTTAGTTCAGGAAACAGACCGTGAACGTGGTTCCAGTGGCCGTGATCACCGAGGAGTTCGCCATGATCTGCAACCGTAACGACATAGTCGACTGCGTCGGCTAGTTCGGTGAATATCTCTTCATAAACATCGGAAAGATACCGCACTGCGTCGTCGTACGCCTGCTGGGCGACCTGTTTATCTGGTGGGTCGTCAGCCCACCTGTCCACGAACACCGGATCGACCGTCTCATCAATGGTTTGGTACTCCGTAGGCGGCGTGTACGGCGAATGTGCTTCCATGAGGTTGACGAAAATAAACTCCTCATCATCGAAGGAGCTCCTACGGAGCTGGTCACGGATTGCACGCGCACCGGAGTCGTCCGAGTCGGTCCTGTCAAGCATAGACGCCTCGTAGCCCTTCTTCAGCGACTGGAGCGTCGGGCCATTGTGTTGGATCGCAGTCTTCAACGCCTCGAAATACCGCTTCGGTCCAGTTTCGTCGCAAGTGACCGCGAACTGGTCCCAGTCTACGAGGTGTGTTGAATCTGGTTGTTTAATCTCCCATGGGGACATCACGTCGTCGTACGGCTCGGTCCACCCCTCAAAATAGCCCATCTGTGGGTTCGCCGAGTAGAACCGCGACGTATGGTTGGTCGTCACTCCTCCGAGAGTCGGATAGTCGTTGCCGAGGTCGGTTGACCGTGCGTATGTCCCAACCTCGGAAGCGTACCGGCCGGTGAACAGACTGGCGTGGGTCGGAATCGTCCAGTTCGAAGTCGTGAGGCATTGCTCAAATCGGGTACCTGGAAGCCAGTTGAAGTGCTCCTCGAAATAGTCTTGACGGAGAGTATCAAGGACAACTATTGCAACGGAAGGCATATTATTTCACCGAGTGGAAGAAGATAATGATATTTACGGACTTTTTCATCACTCTTGATACAATGATACGACGGTAATTATGCTCACCGAATGCAGTGGACTATTATAAGCCTACTGCTTGTGTGTCTGTGTTGTTGGCTCTGAACCAGGTCGATACAAACATACTTTTATTCACCGGTGGCTCATTCGCATACGATTGAATGTCCGAAATCAGTTTTATAAACAGAGTATACCACCGTAGCAAACTCTTTTTGCGGAACGCTAACCTCTCATACCTCCGCTGGAAGCATGGAAATGAATATTACAGAGACGGAGTGGATATACTCTCTGCGGACTGGGATAACCTATTGCTGATGGACGCCTGCCGATACGATATGTTCGTTGAGCACGTTGACCTTCCGGGCATTCTATCTCGAAAAAAGTCCAAAGGATCGATGACAGCGCAGTTTTTGGCAGGTAATTTCAACGGTCGTGATGCAACCGATGTCGTCTATCTCACCGGAAACCCGATGTACCGGCGTATCGAAGCCAACTACGACTTCCAGTTTCATGCCGTAGTAGATGCGTGGCATGAGTGGGATGAAGAGAACTCAACTGTCCTCCCGGAAACGATGGTCAGAGAGGCACGTCGGGTGAGAGAGGAATACCCCAATAAGCGACTCCTTGTCCACTTTCTCCAGCCGCACTTCCCGTTCATCGGCTCCAAAACCAAGTTCGATAAGCAGATTCCAGACCCAAAGGAGGGCGACGAAGCGCAGTTCTGGGAGCAACTTCGCACAGGGAAGTTGTCACTCTCACCAGAAGAGGTCTGGAAGCCCTACAATAGAAATCTCCGACATCTCGTTCCGTCACTCGAAACACTAGTGAAAGAGCTTGACGGAAAAACAGTTGTCACATCCGATCACGGAAACATGGTAGGGGACCGGTCACGCCCAATTCCAGTCTCCGACTGGGGCCATCCACGCGGACTCTACACTCCGGAACTGATTGATGTTCCATGGCTGGTCTGTGACTCGGAAGACCGGCGAAAGGTGGTTGCCGAACCTCCGGAAGGGAATAGCGAGGTCAATGAAGATATAGTGCAGAATCGACTCCACAACCTCGGGTACACGGAGTAATGAGCGACGAAGTCGAGTCAGCACTACAGTCCACCGCACGGGGTGCGTCAATATTCACCATCGGTCGGATCACGAGTCAGCTTCTCGGGTTCGTGTTCAATGCGATACTAACGAACTACCTTGGCCCGATCGGCTACGGGATTATCACATATGCCGACACGGTCATGATGACGATACTTAACATCGCGGATCTTGGTGCTGACAAAGCACTATTACGTTTCTTACCGGATGACAATCCAGATGAGCGGGAAAATACGCTCGGTCTCGCTGGCCTTTCGGTTATTCTCGCAGGGGTCGGGTCTGGGGTTATTCTCTACGTGACCGCACCGGTCATTTCCTCATACACCATTGCGAACGATTCCTTCATTACCGTCCTCCGTGTGATGGCGTTCGTTCTTCCGTTCAGAGCACTCACGAAAATCGTTCAAAGCAGTTTCCGGGCACTTGAGCGACCTACGTACCAGTTAGGCATCTCAGAAGGATTGTTACCAGTCTCCCGGTTAGTCGCCGCAATGGTCTCTGTCGTGCTTGGTTTGGCCGTTGAGGGGATTGCTACCGCACTGCTGGTCTCTACAATTCTATTGTCTGCTGCCGCCCTGTCGTTATTTCTATCAAGGACTGAACTCCGACCACGTCCGGAAGCGTCTCGTGAACGTATTTCCCGCTTTTTTTCGTATTCGTTACCATTGACAGTCAATTCGGCCGGCTCGTACCTAGTCAACAATGTTGATCTGATAATGGTCGGGTTTCTTGGCCTTGGTAGTGCTGCAGTTGGGCAGTATCGTGCTGCTGCTCTGATGACGACCGCAGCGGCTCTCCCGCTCTCCGGCATCAATCAGATATTCCCAGCGCGGGCATCGCGATTGTTTGATCAAGGACAGAAAGAGGAGTTGGACTCGCTGTATAAAACCGTGACACGGTGGGCACTAACCGCTACGCTTCCAATCGCCGTCGGGTTGGTTGTGTTCCGGGCACCCCTTTTGTCAGTATTAGGAAGCGAGTTCGTCACTGCGCAGTTCGTACTTGCTGTGCTGTTAATTCGTCGTCTATCAGATGCGGGTGCTGGGCCATGTGGATACCTACTAATGATGACAGATCATGAACGCTTGGTGACAGCCAATAATGTCATTCTTGGGCTTTCAAACGTAGCTCTCAATTTCATATTAATCGCAGAATTCGGTGTGATCGGTGCTGCTGCTGCCACTGCGGCCTCAGTCACAGTATTTAATTTTATCAAGGTATTCGAGGTGTGGTGGTTTGAACGATTGGTTCCGTACTCAGGTGCCTTTTTAAAGCCATTGTTTGCAGGTTTGGTCTGCGGGGGAGTGATGATTCTGTTAGAAAGATTGTTGTTATTGGTTGGCCTTGATATCGGCATGATTCGTGCTTTTGTAGGAGGTATTGTTGGTGTGTGTGCATACCTTATCATATTATATGCACTAGGAGTGGATGAAAAGGATAAGAAATTGGTTGAGAATTTATATGTATAGATGGATTGGCGATATGGGTGGTTTGTAAACATCTTACGTTGTAAAGAGAACCCGACCGCCGGACAGAAAGATTCAATTGGACATTGGTCTTGTTAACTTAGCAGAGATGGGAGCGGAGTCACTCGAAGAAAAAATCCGCAAGGGTGTAAATAACCCGATCGAGGCCGTGAAATATCTCACCACCCCAATTATAAAGGGAACAACACTGACATTGTCATCAAGTTTTCCGCTGGGTGAGAATTTTTTCAAAAAAGATTGGGACCTACTTATTATCCTTGACACGTGCCGGCCGGACGCTCTGCGGTCAGTCGCAAGTGAGTACTCATATTTAAACGAGGATGAGATTGGAGAAACCATTTCAGTTGGCACATCTACACTCGAGTGGACTGCTGCTACGTTTATAGAGAGATATAAAAATGAGATTTCCGATACCGCTCTTGTTTCTGCAAATGGATGGCCGATGCGGATTCTTGATGACGGATATCGGCCAGAGATGAGATTTCGGGCTTCTTCGGCGCCGACCAACTGGGGAACTGTTGACAACAGTTCGCTTGGGAGACACATACCAGCTTGGCGATATGGAGAGGGGCGATCGGGTTACTCTCAGCAGCCCCAAGCGGACGCTGAAACTGTGGTGGATATAGTGATTGATGTCGGTCGAAGAGATGAGTTTGACCGTGTCATAGCTCACATTATCGAACCACATTATCCGTTCTCTGCTGCAGCAGCCAAACGTGGGGCAGCAGAATTGTCCCAATCGGAACAATACCCTTGGGAATATGTGAGAAGGACTGGAGATAAGCACACAGTTTGGAATAAATACCTTACTGAACTTCGGTCAGGGCTTGATGCCGTTGGCCGCCTATTGAACAATTTTGAAGCGGAGAGGACCCTAATTTCGGCAGACCATGGAGAGTGTTTTGGAGAGTGGGGACGATGGGGTCACACGAGTGGCTCATTCAATCCATATCTTCGGCGTGTGCCGATTACAGAAGTCAAAGCAAGCGACAAAAATACAAGTGAGCCAGAAATTGGTGTTGAAAACACTGAGATCAATTTAGAAGAAAACTTGCGCTCGCTCGGCTACATGTGAAAAAGGAGGTGATTCCGGTGAGAGATGGCCAAACTAAAGTTCTCATATTTACGTTCAGCACAAGGGGAGCCACCAGTGATTACCCCGTTAAACTCGCAAACGGTCTTGCTGGCCTTGTGGAAGTCCATGTCGTCTGCCCTGACAGTACAGACATTCAGGAACTATTTCATGATGAAGTCAGGACTCACCCGTACCAGACGGAGCTGAAGTCCGGGATCCGTTCATTCACGACCGGAATTCAAGGCCTTTCCGAGCAATTCAGGCTTGTGCGAGAAATTTCCCCGGATGTAATCCACTTCCCATTCCTCACGCCACTCCGGTCGGTGACCCTTCTTCCGCTTCTTGCCACGCTAAAAACGCCGATGGTCGGAACGATACACGACCCAATTTCTCACAGCGGAATGCAAGTTGGACCAAGAAACATGGACCTCGGAGGGCGGGTGAACGCAGTCGCTAGCCACCTTCTGGATCAGATTATCGTACACGGGCAGGCCTGCCGGAAACAGGCGTCTGGGCTATGGTACCCGACAGACCGAATCTCGATTGTTCCACATGGACTGTTTGATCACTTTACAGAGTACGACTACGAGAGTGCACAGACAGAAGATGACACCGTGTTGTTTTTCGGTAATATCAGGCCAAACAAGGGATACGACAGAATCCCAGAGATATTAGATCGGGTCGAAGAATTCGTTCCAGAAATAACTGCACTCATCGCCGGCAGCCCCTCAAATGCCCGGACTGTCGACACAAATCGTATTGAACGGACCATTAAAAAGCTTGAAGATGACGACCGGATCGAGTTGCATAATCGGTTTATACCAAATGAAGAAGTCGGGACGTTTTTTTCACGTGCAACAGTGACTGTTCTGCCATATTATGATGCCAGTTTCAGTGGTGTCGCAATGATCGCATATGCTTTCGGGGTACCGATAGTCGCGACCGATGTCGGTGATGTTGGCCGTCTGGTACGAGCAGATAAGAGTGGAATCGTTACTGAAAACGGGTCGCGCGCAGTGGCAGACGGAATTACAGAACTACTCACAGATGAAACACGGAGGCGAGAATGTCGAGAAAATATTATTATGAATCGTAGTCGTTACCAATGGGAGAATATCGCACGCGAAGTCATAGACGTGTATCGAACTGCGGTACAGGAATAACCGATGGTTAAATATCAGATACTATCGCACAATCGAAATGCCAGTCTATGAACGTTCTATTAGTAAACGCTCAGTTTGATACTGACTCTGCAAGTGGCGCGCGGAACTACGTTTACAGGACTGGTACGGCACTTCAGGAACGTGGTCACAAGATTTCAGTACTCACGACGAGACCGTATAGCGGTCGAGAGTCGCTATCACCGAGTCGAACTACAGAGGCAGGACTCGATGTGTGGCGGTTCTATCCGGCAAACCTCTCGCATCGCGGTGAAGGAACAGGCAGAAATCCGGTAAGCAAAGGTCTCTGGCACGGGATTGATGCCATCAATCCGCACAGTAGGCATGCGGTCGAAAAAGTGCTAGATCAGATTGAACCGGATGTCGTCCACACCAATAACCTCGTAGGTATCTCACCATCAATCGGGAGCGTGATCGCCAATTGGGACGTCCGTCACATCCATACACTCCACGATTACAGCCTGATCTGCCCAAAGAGCAACCTCCTACGAAAACTAACCGCCCCTGACGAAGAACGAATCGTCTGTGAAGACCCGCCAGCTCCCTGTCGCCTCCTCGCTCGGCAGAAACGTAAAAGACTTGGGGATCCAGACGTAGTTACCGGCCCTAGCCAACACGTCATTGATGTACATCGTCGACATGGGTTTTTCAATGACTCACACTGTGAGCGTGTCCAACTAGGCGTGGAATCCGTTGTTGACCGTCCACAGAGTGTGCCTGATGATCCAGCTCTCCTCTATGTCGGTGCACAAAAGGAGTCAAAAGGTCTCGATACGCTCTTTGCGGCTGTAGAACAACTTCCCAACGTAACCACTCATATTTGTGGAGATGGGCCCTATGCCAATGTAACCGAACGTCGGGCATCCGAACTGGACAACGTGGTGTATCACGGGTTCGTCTCCGAGGCAGAACTCACCCGCCTCAGGCAAGAATCAACTGCTTCGGTCGTTCCATCAATTTGGATGGAAAATTCACCATTAACGATTTACGAAAGTTTCGCGGCTGGGCTCCCCGTTGTCGGCAGTGACATCGGTGGAATTCCGGAGCTTGTCGCAGATGGGAAACGCGGCTACACGTTTGAGCCGAAGTCTACCAGCGGATTCGTCGAAGCGATAGAACAGATACTCGATCACGGACCAGATATGCGGGCAGCAGTCCTCAGGTGGGCAAGGCAGCGGACCATCGAGACACACGTTAGCAATCTCGAAACCCTCTACACCGGATAGTCCCCCCTAACTCCAAACAAATAGCTCTCTGCTAAGTTTGTCGGAAAGATCCAGTATCTGATGGAAATTTACTCCGGCGGGGTACACCGAGACAGGCGAACAACGCCGTTGTCGTAGAGCACGCTATTATCTAGTTGTGAGGTTTTTATTTCAGCATCGGGTCGAGAAGACTGGAGAGTCCGGCAATCGTAGTCTGATCCATATGCCAGTCTATATATACCATTCTTGAGCCAGACGCCAGTCTCCTCCCCGACAACTTTTCCATCTCCATACTTTGCTACCCAGTCACTCGCTGCAAACTGGGACTCGGTAAAATGCTCTTCTTCTAAGGTTGGTTCCGTCGCATCAGTGTACAGCACATCAGGGGAAACCAGTATGAGTTGGGTCAATGCTACCAACACAACAATCACCGCAAGCACCAGTCTGCCACGGCTGAAAGTCTCTTTACGGGTAAGCGTGAATCCAAGAGCCACCAATAGCGTCGGAACCATATAGACGAGATATCTGGAAGGGTCAAGCGGTACTATCGGTCCGAAGACTACAGAGATTCCATAGCCGAGTGCCATAACGGCACCGAACGAACCGGTCACGACTTGCCAACGGTCTCGTCCGGCCGACAGGGAACGAAGTCCAATAACGACGCTCCCCAAAACGGAGAGGAGAAGCAGATTCGAAGGGAGGAACCGCCAGTGGTTTCGGAGGTACTGAATGGCCGGATGTGACACGAGATCATTATCAGATTCCCCCGATGATTCTGTCATTGGAGTGTCGACAGGCGAAGTCGAGGGAGTTCCTCGGGTTCCTTTCGGCGTGGACGTGGACGGGGCTGATTCTGCTGTCGGAGTTGGATCTGCTGAGCGAGGGGTTTTAGTCCCATCAGAAGTCGGTGTGGACGGTGACTCTGCTGTTGGCGTCGGTGTTGCCGTACTATCACTGGGTTCCGGTGCACTCTCACCGCCAAAAGATGGGAGATCAACCGTGGAAATTAGACGAAGCAAAAACTGGGGGGCAATAACAAGAAACATACCTACAAACAATCCACCTGAAAGGGCAGTAATCC from Haloarcula pelagica carries:
- a CDS encoding sulfatase-like hydrolase/transferase; the protein is MPSVAIVVLDTLRQDYFEEHFNWLPGTRFEQCLTTSNWTIPTHASLFTGRYASEVGTYARSTDLGNDYPTLGGVTTNHTSRFYSANPQMGYFEGWTEPYDDVMSPWEIKQPDSTHLVDWDQFAVTCDETGPKRYFEALKTAIQHNGPTLQSLKKGYEASMLDRTDSDDSGARAIRDQLRRSSFDDEEFIFVNLMEAHSPYTPPTEYQTIDETVDPVFVDRWADDPPDKQVAQQAYDDAVRYLSDVYEEIFTELADAVDYVVTVADHGELLGDHGHWNHVHGLFPELTHVPLVISGADVPEENTEMVVSLLDVHRTAAELLGVANRTDGRGRSLLSPLDPEPQFTEFHGLPQWIEAQLENYGVSDQYDTYDEPLYGVWHLEDGYGYQSVERPTQSIDFQAHQKLIEDFCGTVPTQLERTGTDVNDAVREQLEDLGYA
- a CDS encoding aryl-sulfate sulfotransferase, which gives rise to MNDRTIRLVLVGILIVSFFPVANAALTAESAVQSTESSVPPNQTLLVSTQGASVEFGAGIFSFNRSSDRIIWKWTDCPNKCFDVDPLGDGETLFVSKTGEKKPFQINGSDSYNWKATHLNRSTGEIYRQFSVPPETHDIDYLGDGRYIVANKILHDSAEQAWLREAKRQGWINESRETHSHLVYIYNATSDEIVWEYRFVDHFPKNAGDGYANDYTHLNDVDVVDNGSAVLLSPREFDRVVLIDKETKETRWTLGAEDEYSTLHEQHNPVLLSNSPPTVLVADSGNDRIVEYTRRNGSWKQTWIYKNELRWPRDADRLPSGNTLIVDTGNDRVIEVTPDGEIVNTTEIAQAPYDAEIAGLGDEPQGPPMYEIRGSDTNTSTEQVSSVESLQRVWLDYHFTASWILPTWVDPIAFGSMHFSILSFGGLIIMRIRHYLEK
- a CDS encoding glycosyltransferase family 4 protein; this encodes MPDDPALLYVGAQKESKGLDTLFAAVEQLPNVTTHICGDGPYANVTERRASELDNVVYHGFVSEAELTRLRQESTASVVPSIWMENSPLTIYESFAAGLPVVGSDIGGIPELVADGKRGYTFEPKSTSGFVEAIEQILDHGPDMRAAVLRWARQRTIETHVSNLETLYTG
- a CDS encoding oligosaccharide flippase family protein, yielding MSDEVESALQSTARGASIFTIGRITSQLLGFVFNAILTNYLGPIGYGIITYADTVMMTILNIADLGADKALLRFLPDDNPDERENTLGLAGLSVILAGVGSGVILYVTAPVISSYTIANDSFITVLRVMAFVLPFRALTKIVQSSFRALERPTYQLGISEGLLPVSRLVAAMVSVVLGLAVEGIATALLVSTILLSAAALSLFLSRTELRPRPEASRERISRFFSYSLPLTVNSAGSYLVNNVDLIMVGFLGLGSAAVGQYRAAALMTTAAALPLSGINQIFPARASRLFDQGQKEELDSLYKTVTRWALTATLPIAVGLVVFRAPLLSVLGSEFVTAQFVLAVLLIRRLSDAGAGPCGYLLMMTDHERLVTANNVILGLSNVALNFILIAEFGVIGAAAATAASVTVFNFIKVFEVWWFERLVPYSGAFLKPLFAGLVCGGVMILLERLLLLVGLDIGMIRAFVGGIVGVCAYLIILYALGVDEKDKKLVENLYV
- a CDS encoding glycosyltransferase family 4 protein, with the protein product MKKEVIPVRDGQTKVLIFTFSTRGATSDYPVKLANGLAGLVEVHVVCPDSTDIQELFHDEVRTHPYQTELKSGIRSFTTGIQGLSEQFRLVREISPDVIHFPFLTPLRSVTLLPLLATLKTPMVGTIHDPISHSGMQVGPRNMDLGGRVNAVASHLLDQIIVHGQACRKQASGLWYPTDRISIVPHGLFDHFTEYDYESAQTEDDTVLFFGNIRPNKGYDRIPEILDRVEEFVPEITALIAGSPSNARTVDTNRIERTIKKLEDDDRIELHNRFIPNEEVGTFFSRATVTVLPYYDASFSGVAMIAYAFGVPIVATDVGDVGRLVRADKSGIVTENGSRAVADGITELLTDETRRRECRENIIMNRSRYQWENIAREVIDVYRTAVQE